From Streptomyces durmitorensis, a single genomic window includes:
- a CDS encoding PLP-dependent aminotransferase family protein: protein MEPVGTDFLQLKIDDAPAGGRADWLARHLRTAIADGRLPVGSRLPATRVLAGELRVSRGVVTEVYQRLGEDGHVAGRGRNGTVVVAAPVKAPPTVSTDPPVPLPGALFDAPPGTDIFDALRAAPARIDLSPGVPDLAAFPRTAWLRAERSVLRELSASAFGYGDPRGAPALRTAVADWLARNRGIRADPGHVVIVAGTAQTLSLLGQVLHGDGIRAVAVEDPGSLGARQHLRNCGLDTPPVPVDAEGIRVDELRATDASAVLLTPAHQFPTGVVLGGERRRDLMSWAAEREGLIIEDDYDAEHRYDRAPVPALRSLLAEHVCYAGSVSKLLAPALRIGWVLAPPRYRDALVAAKRFADLGNAVLPQLVLAQLMESGALERQLRLLRGRHRRRRDAMIAAVRTHLPHAVVHGAAAGLHLTITFDSGFRDTDLAAAALARGVKVQPLSWHSQRPHRPGLVLGYAAPTTTDITEGVATLGETVRHLS, encoded by the coding sequence GTGGAACCGGTCGGCACGGACTTCCTCCAGCTGAAGATCGACGACGCCCCGGCGGGCGGACGCGCGGACTGGCTGGCCCGGCATCTTCGCACCGCGATAGCCGACGGACGCCTTCCGGTGGGCAGCAGACTCCCCGCGACCCGGGTCCTGGCGGGCGAACTCCGCGTATCCCGCGGCGTGGTCACCGAGGTCTACCAGCGCCTGGGCGAGGACGGGCACGTCGCAGGTCGCGGCCGCAACGGCACCGTGGTGGTCGCCGCCCCGGTGAAAGCCCCGCCCACCGTGTCCACGGACCCGCCTGTGCCGCTTCCGGGCGCTCTGTTCGACGCCCCGCCCGGCACGGACATCTTCGATGCGCTGCGGGCCGCCCCGGCCCGGATCGATCTCTCGCCCGGAGTACCCGATCTCGCCGCGTTCCCCCGCACCGCGTGGCTGCGCGCCGAACGCTCCGTGCTCAGAGAGCTTTCGGCGTCCGCCTTCGGATACGGAGACCCGCGCGGGGCCCCGGCACTGCGCACGGCCGTCGCCGACTGGCTGGCCCGCAACCGAGGCATCCGCGCCGACCCCGGCCATGTCGTCATCGTCGCGGGCACCGCCCAGACCCTCAGCCTGCTCGGCCAGGTGCTGCACGGCGACGGCATCCGCGCGGTGGCCGTGGAGGACCCCGGCTCGCTCGGCGCCCGCCAGCATCTGCGCAACTGCGGCCTCGACACCCCGCCGGTCCCGGTCGACGCCGAGGGCATCCGCGTCGACGAGCTGCGTGCCACGGACGCCTCCGCGGTCCTGCTGACTCCGGCACACCAGTTCCCGACCGGAGTGGTACTCGGCGGCGAACGGCGGCGTGACCTGATGAGCTGGGCCGCCGAGCGCGAGGGGCTGATCATCGAGGACGACTACGACGCCGAGCACCGCTACGACCGCGCCCCGGTCCCCGCACTGCGCTCCCTGCTCGCCGAACACGTCTGCTACGCCGGGAGCGTGTCCAAGCTGCTCGCTCCGGCGCTGCGCATCGGCTGGGTCCTCGCGCCGCCGAGGTACCGGGACGCCCTGGTCGCCGCCAAGCGCTTCGCCGACCTCGGCAACGCCGTACTGCCGCAGCTCGTCCTGGCCCAGCTGATGGAATCGGGCGCACTGGAGCGCCAGTTGCGCCTCCTGCGCGGACGCCATCGCCGCCGGCGTGACGCGATGATCGCCGCTGTCAGAACCCATCTGCCGCATGCCGTCGTGCACGGCGCCGCGGCGGGACTGCACCTGACGATCACCTTCGACTCAGGCTTCCGCGACACCGATCTCGCGGCGGCGGCCCTGGCCCGCGGCGTGAAGGTCCAGCCCCTGTCCTGGCACAGCCAACGACCGCACCGCCCCGGCCTGGTGCTCGGCTACGCCGCCCCCACCACCACCGACATCACCGAGGGCGTGGCCACGCTCGGCGAGACCGTGCGGCACCTGTCCTGA
- a CDS encoding methyltransferase domain-containing protein: MQTAAATTADTIYPTPDPAARLAVDYVHGYSHREARRLGDQADTLAALLHDGTGYPAGSRVLEVGCGVGAQTVHLVDSSPEAHFVAVDRSADSLAKARARVTAHAPDAHVRWCRADLFALPFPDAEFDHIFVCFVLEHLAAAQHALAGLRRLLRPGGTITVIEGDHGSAFFHPDSAHARAAIDCLVRLQADGGGNALVGRQLQPLLAQTGYDDVRVRPCTVYADRTRPELVEGFTRSTFIAMIESVRDDALAAALITEADWDRGIADLRRTADDDGTFHYTFFKATGMRSA, encoded by the coding sequence ATGCAGACAGCCGCAGCCACCACCGCCGACACCATTTATCCGACGCCGGATCCCGCCGCCCGCCTGGCAGTTGACTACGTCCACGGATACTCGCACCGCGAGGCCCGCAGGCTGGGAGACCAGGCGGACACCCTCGCCGCGCTGCTGCACGACGGCACGGGGTATCCGGCGGGGAGCCGGGTCCTGGAGGTCGGCTGCGGGGTCGGGGCCCAGACCGTCCACCTGGTCGACTCCAGCCCCGAGGCGCACTTCGTGGCGGTCGACCGGTCGGCGGACTCACTGGCGAAGGCCCGTGCCCGCGTCACGGCTCACGCGCCCGACGCACACGTGCGGTGGTGCCGCGCCGATCTCTTCGCTCTCCCTTTCCCGGACGCCGAGTTCGACCACATCTTCGTGTGCTTCGTCCTGGAGCATCTGGCGGCGGCCCAGCATGCGCTCGCCGGGCTGCGGCGGCTGCTGCGGCCCGGCGGGACCATCACCGTCATCGAGGGGGATCACGGGTCCGCGTTCTTCCATCCCGACAGCGCCCATGCCCGTGCGGCGATCGACTGCCTGGTTCGGCTCCAGGCCGATGGCGGTGGAAACGCCCTGGTCGGGCGGCAGTTGCAACCGCTGCTCGCACAGACCGGATACGACGACGTCAGAGTGCGGCCGTGCACCGTCTACGCGGACCGGACCCGGCCCGAGCTGGTCGAAGGCTTCACCCGCAGCACGTTCATCGCCATGATCGAGTCCGTCAGGGACGACGCGCTGGCCGCCGCGCTCATCACCGAGGCCGACTGGGACCGCGGGATCGCCGATCTGCGCAGGACCGCGGACGACGACGGAACCTTCCACTACACGTTCTTCAAGGCCACGGGCATGCGATCCGCATAG
- a CDS encoding serine hydrolase domain-containing protein, with protein MTSPREELLPTTRRALLHRVATAQAEGRAPSLVASVLRDGELVWTEGRTCVEGHAPDENVQYRIGSITKTFTAVLVMRLRDEGALDLADPLEKYLPGTAAGDATIAELLAHTSGLAAETPGEWWERTPASQRPELDDVLGEKPFKHPTGRRFHYSNPGYTLLGSLIEALRGDSWEAVLRREILEPLGLDRTSAQPQAPHAGGWAVHPWADVMMPEPSEDLGLMAPAGQLWSTTADLARFGAFLLEGDDRVLSADSVREMRAPASPALPGDWNVTYGLGTQLIGGDGFTLVGHGGSLPGFMAGLWASEQDGLVAVTLTNCTSGPAVTALAVDLLRIVAEAEPRIPEAWRPLPELDEALLELAGPWYWGTSTFVLRPQADGAVDLSPLAGGGRGSRFKPNGDGAWTGLDGYFAGEVLRAVRRPDESVSHLDLGSFFFTREPYDAGTPVPGGVDPEGWRGLPQ; from the coding sequence ATGACATCACCCCGTGAAGAGCTGTTGCCCACCACCCGCCGAGCCCTTTTGCACCGTGTCGCCACCGCCCAGGCGGAGGGACGGGCGCCTTCACTCGTCGCCTCGGTGCTCAGGGACGGTGAGTTGGTGTGGACCGAGGGGCGCACCTGCGTCGAGGGGCACGCACCGGACGAGAACGTTCAGTACCGCATCGGCTCGATCACCAAGACCTTCACGGCCGTGCTGGTGATGCGGCTGCGCGACGAGGGGGCCCTTGACCTCGCCGACCCTCTGGAGAAGTACCTCCCGGGCACGGCCGCAGGCGACGCCACCATCGCGGAACTGCTCGCGCACACCAGTGGGCTGGCGGCCGAGACCCCCGGTGAGTGGTGGGAGCGTACGCCCGCGTCGCAGCGTCCCGAGCTCGACGATGTACTCGGCGAGAAGCCCTTCAAACACCCCACCGGCCGCCGGTTCCACTACTCCAACCCCGGCTATACGTTGCTCGGTTCGCTGATCGAGGCGCTGCGCGGCGACTCCTGGGAAGCCGTGCTGCGTCGCGAGATCCTGGAGCCGCTGGGCCTTGACCGCACGAGTGCCCAGCCGCAGGCACCGCACGCGGGTGGCTGGGCTGTCCATCCGTGGGCGGACGTGATGATGCCCGAACCGTCCGAGGACCTGGGCCTCATGGCCCCGGCCGGGCAGCTGTGGTCCACGACGGCGGATCTGGCGCGCTTCGGCGCCTTCCTCCTGGAGGGCGACGACCGGGTCCTGTCCGCCGATTCGGTACGGGAGATGCGGGCACCGGCGTCGCCCGCGCTGCCGGGGGACTGGAACGTGACGTACGGCCTGGGCACGCAGCTGATCGGCGGGGACGGGTTCACCCTGGTAGGGCACGGGGGCTCGCTGCCTGGCTTCATGGCCGGGCTGTGGGCGAGCGAGCAGGACGGTCTGGTGGCGGTCACGCTGACCAACTGCACCTCCGGCCCTGCTGTGACCGCGCTGGCCGTTGACCTGCTGAGGATCGTGGCCGAGGCCGAGCCGCGCATCCCGGAGGCGTGGCGTCCCCTGCCCGAGCTGGATGAGGCTCTGCTGGAGCTCGCGGGGCCCTGGTACTGGGGGACCAGCACCTTCGTGCTGCGGCCGCAGGCCGACGGGGCGGTCGACCTCTCGCCACTCGCGGGCGGTGGCCGCGGCTCGCGGTTCAAGCCGAACGGTGACGGCGCCTGGACCGGCCTGGACGGCTACTTCGCCGGGGAGGTTCTGCGGGCGGTGCGACGGCCCGACGAGTCGGTGAGCCATCTCGACCTGGGGTCGTTCTTCTTCACGCGGGAGCCGTACGACGCGGGGACTCCCGTGCCGGGCGGGGTGGACCCGGAGGGTTGGCGCGGGCTTCCCCAGTAG
- a CDS encoding GNAT family N-acetyltransferase: MGDLEIRPAVADDIPAIVEMLADDPLGSTRESPDDLTPYLAAYERLAGDPNQHVVVAVREGRVVGTLQLTIVPGLSRKGATRSIIEGVRIHADERGGGLGTQFIEWAVEESRRQNCQLVQLTSDATRTDARRFYERLGFTASHVGFKLEL; encoded by the coding sequence ATGGGAGATCTTGAAATACGCCCGGCGGTCGCCGACGACATCCCCGCCATCGTGGAGATGCTCGCCGACGACCCCTTGGGCAGCACGCGCGAGTCGCCGGACGACCTCACCCCGTACCTCGCGGCGTACGAACGGCTCGCGGGAGACCCGAATCAGCACGTGGTCGTCGCCGTGCGCGAGGGACGCGTCGTCGGCACACTCCAGCTCACGATCGTTCCGGGCCTGTCCCGGAAGGGTGCGACACGGTCGATCATCGAGGGCGTACGCATCCACGCCGACGAGCGCGGCGGCGGCCTCGGCACCCAGTTCATCGAGTGGGCCGTCGAGGAATCCCGCCGCCAGAACTGCCAGTTGGTACAGCTGACATCGGATGCCACCCGCACCGATGCCCGCCGCTTCTACGAGCGGCTCGGGTTCACGGCCTCGCATGTGGGCTTCAAGCTGGAGCTCTGA